The following coding sequences are from one Nicotiana tabacum cultivar K326 chromosome 1, ASM71507v2, whole genome shotgun sequence window:
- the LOC107803064 gene encoding small ribosomal subunit protein eS8, with amino-acid sequence MGISRDSMHKRRATGGKKKAWRKKRKYELGRQPANTKLVTNAKTVRRIRVRGGNVKWRALRLDTGNFSWGSEAVTRKTRLLDVVYNASNNELVRTQTLVKSAIVQVDAAPFKQWYLQHYGVDIGRKKKSAAKKEGEEAETAPAAEEKKSNHVQRKLQKRQQDRKIDPHVEEQFASGRLLAAISSRPGQCGRADGYILEGKELEFYMKKLQKKKGKGASGAA; translated from the exons ATGG GTATCTCTCGGGATTCGATGCACAAGAGACGTGCCACTGGAGGCAAGAAGAAGGCGTGGAGGAAGAAGAGAAA GTATGAGCTTGGAAGACAGCCTGCAAATACAAAGCTGGTGACTAATGCTAAGACTGTTAGGAGGATAAGGGTCCGAGGAGGCAATGTGAAGTGGCGTGCTTTGAGGTTGGACACTGGAAACTTCTCTTGGGGCAGTGAGGCTGTTACTAGGAAGACTCGTTTATTGGATGTGGTGTACAATGCCTCAAACAATGAGCTGGTTAGGACACAAACTCTAGTGAAGAGTGCAATTGTTCAAGTTGATGCAGCTCCATTTAAGCAGTGGTATCTCCAGCACTATGGAGTTGATATTGGTCGCAAGAAGAAGAGTGCTGCCAAGAAGGAAGGAGAG GAGGCTGAGACTGCTCCTGCTGCAGAGGAAAAAAAAAGTAACCATGTCCAGAGAAAGCTGCAAAAGCGTCAACAAGATCGTAAGATTGACCCACATGTTGAAGAGCAATTTGCTAGTGGCCGTCTATTGGCTGCAATCTCGTCACGACCTGGCCAATGTGGCCGTGCCGATGG TTACATCTTGGAGGGTAAGGAACTGGAGTTCTACATGAAGAAACTTCAGAAAAAGAAAGGGAAGGGTGCAAGTGGCGCTGCTTAA
- the LOC107803062 gene encoding heterogeneous nuclear ribonucleoprotein 1, with translation MMESDLGKLFIGGISWDTDEDRLKEYFGSYGEVVEAVIMRDRNTGRARGFGFVVFSDPAVAERVVKEKHMIDGRTVEAKKAVPRDDQQIIINRNNSSIQGSPGPGRTKKIFVGGLASTVTESDFKTYFDQFGTITDVVVMYDHNTQRPRGFGFITYDSEDAVDRTLYKNFHELNGKMVEVKRAVPKELSPGPSRSPLPMGFNYGLNRANNFLNNYATHGYNLTSVGGYGVRMDGRYSPVAGGRTGFSQFASPGYGMGVNLDPSLSPTFAGASNFSNNLGYGRILNPYFTGNSSRYTTPIGYSTSSNRGESFLSSPTRNLWGNIGLNSSANSGGPGSYVGSASGNYAVFGNNSGNWGASLISAPGGNSSGYGGGNFRSGENNYGLGSGGLGRNNAAGAATTSSFTAPTGAYEGSYGDQFRGGSVYGDRAWQAVSSHADGSGSFEYGLGNPADVSAKDSEDYIGNYSIANRQSNRGIAA, from the exons ATGATGGAGTCAGATCTCGGTAAGCTATTTATAGGTGGGATTTCTTGGGATACGGATGAGGATCGTCTTAAAGAATATTTCGGGTCATATGGAGAAGTGGTGGAAGCTGTGATCATGAGAGATCGTAATACTGGCCGTGCTCGTGGTTTTGGTTTTGTAGTCTTTTCTGATCCTGCTGTTGCTGAAAGAGTGGTTAAGGAGAAGCACATGATCGACGGGCGAACG GTTGAGGCAAAGAAGGCTGTTCCTAGGGATGatcaacaaataataataaatagaaaCAATAGCAGCATTCAAGGATCTCCAGGTCCTGGACGCACAAAAAAGATATTTGTAGGAGGCTTAGCATCTACGGTCACGGAGAGTGATTTTAAGACATATTTTGATCAGTTTGGTACAATTACAGACGTCGTAGTGATGTATGACCATAATACTCAGAGGCCAAGAGGGTTTGGATTTATAACTTATGATTCAGAGGATGCAGTTGATAGGACATTGTACAAGAATTTTCATGAACTAAATGGTAAAATGGTGGAAGTAAAGCGCGCTGTTCCAAAGGAGCTATCTCCGGGCCCCAGCCGCAGCCCTCTCCCCATGGGATTCAACTATGGACTCAATAGAGCCAACAACTTCCTCAACAACTATGCTACTCACGGGTATAATCTAACTTCAGTCGGAGGATACGGGGTCAGAATGGATGGCAGGTATAGTCCTGTTGCCGGTGGTCGTACTGGTTTCTCTCAGTTCGCTTCTCCTGGTTATGGAATGGGTGTCAATTTGGATCCCTCTTTGAGCCCCACCTTTGCAGGAGCTTCCAACTTTAGCAATAATCTTGGGTATGGGCGAATATTAAACCCGTATTTCACTGGAAATTCAAGCAGATACACTACTCCTATTGGATATAGCACAAGCAGCAATAGAGGGGAGTCTTTTCTAAGCTCCCCAACGAGGAATTTATGGGGAAATATTGGCCTTAACTCTTCAGCAAATTCTGGTGGCCCGGGTTCATATGTGGGCTCCGCAAGTGGTAATTACGCTGTCTTTGGGAATAACAGTGGTAACTGGGGCGCTTCTCTCATTTCTGCTCCGGGTGGTAATTCTTCCGGATACGGTGGTGGGAATTTCAGGAGTGGGGAAAATAATTACGGCCTGGGGTCGGGCGGACTTGGAAGAAATAATGCAGCAGGTGCTGCTACTACTTCATCGTTTACAGCACCAACTGGCGCTTATGAGGGGTCTTACGGAGATCAATTCCGCGGCGGTTCAGTGTACGGTGATCGAGCTTGGCAAGCTGTGTCTTCTCATGCAGATGGTTCTGGTTCATTTGAATATGGTCTTGGAAATCCAGCAGATGTTTCTGCTAAAGATTCTGAGGATTATATTGGAAATTACAGTATTGCAAATAGACAATCGAATAGAG GAATCGCAGCATAG